A genomic stretch from Chitinophaga agri includes:
- a CDS encoding glycosyltransferase family A protein: protein MDTPVLLLIFNRPAQTMRILESIRMQQPARLFIAADGPRPLKPGDAALCQETRETVLNYIDWPCEVSTLFREQNMGCAKAVSSGINWFFSQVEEGIILEDDCLPDPTFYHFCTTLLEHHRHNDQVMHIGGSNYQAGIIRGNASYYYSRYAHIWGWATWRRAWQYYDVSLQRYRHASREDLPPQFERELDAFFEERMDTWDTQWFLSVLFNKGLAITPNTNIIRNIGYGKEATHTKNEPAWFKKMVYGSISHIIHPDTLTPDSEADAYTLDTVFRSSYLFHMVRKIVKSNPLLYNLYKRIS from the coding sequence TTGGATACACCTGTTCTGTTACTCATTTTTAACCGTCCTGCGCAGACCATGCGTATACTCGAAAGTATACGTATGCAGCAACCTGCACGATTGTTTATCGCAGCTGATGGCCCACGTCCTCTCAAACCAGGAGACGCCGCGCTTTGTCAGGAAACAAGAGAGACTGTGTTGAACTATATAGACTGGCCATGCGAAGTAAGCACCTTGTTCAGAGAACAGAATATGGGTTGTGCTAAAGCAGTGAGCAGTGGGATCAACTGGTTCTTTTCACAGGTAGAAGAAGGTATCATTCTGGAGGATGACTGTTTGCCGGACCCTACCTTCTATCATTTCTGTACAACACTACTGGAACATCACCGTCATAACGACCAGGTAATGCACATCGGAGGAAGCAACTACCAGGCAGGCATCATCAGGGGAAATGCATCCTACTATTATTCCCGCTATGCACATATCTGGGGATGGGCAACCTGGAGAAGAGCCTGGCAGTACTACGATGTCTCCCTGCAGCGATACAGGCATGCGTCGAGAGAAGACCTGCCTCCGCAGTTTGAAAGGGAGCTGGATGCTTTTTTTGAAGAACGAATGGATACATGGGATACACAATGGTTTCTGTCGGTACTGTTCAACAAGGGACTTGCTATTACGCCGAATACCAATATCATCCGGAATATCGGCTATGGCAAAGAAGCAACACATACCAAAAATGAACCTGCCTGGTTCAAAAAAATGGTATATGGCAGTATTTCTCACATCATACATCCGGATACACTGACTCCGGACAGTGAGGCTGATGCCTATACCCTGGATACCGTATTCAGGAGTAGTTATCTATTTCATATGGTCAGGAAGATAGTAAAAAGTAATCCGCTGTTATACAATTTGTACAAACGCATATCCTAA
- a CDS encoding class I SAM-dependent methyltransferase: MSKLYVQYGCGPFSAPKGWRNYDASPTLRIQQLPLIGGLLKNRMHVTFPDDVLLGDILKDLPGTAADTCDGVYCSHVLEHLAYEDCVLAVRNTYRILKPGGYFRCVVPDLESAAREYVQDLSNQDREANTKFLEKTMLGKKQRLRGIKGIIQTTLGNREHLYMWDTPSLTSILQQAGFRQVRTCRFNDCPDDMFRLVEEASRFENAVALEAIK, from the coding sequence ATGAGTAAGTTATATGTCCAATATGGTTGTGGTCCGTTTTCAGCACCCAAAGGCTGGAGAAACTACGATGCATCGCCCACATTGCGTATACAGCAGTTGCCACTGATCGGCGGACTGCTAAAGAACAGGATGCATGTGACCTTTCCCGATGATGTACTACTCGGTGACATTCTGAAAGACCTGCCGGGTACAGCCGCAGATACCTGTGATGGTGTATACTGTTCTCATGTACTGGAACATCTGGCATATGAAGATTGTGTACTGGCTGTACGGAACACCTACCGTATCCTGAAACCAGGCGGTTACTTCCGTTGCGTAGTACCGGACCTGGAAAGCGCTGCCAGAGAATATGTACAGGACCTGTCCAATCAGGATAGAGAAGCTAATACAAAGTTCCTCGAGAAAACGATGCTGGGTAAAAAACAAAGACTACGTGGTATCAAAGGCATCATACAGACGACACTTGGCAACAGAGAACACTTGTACATGTGGGACACCCCTTCACTCACCAGCATCTTACAACAGGCAGGGTTCAGGCAGGTCAGAACATGCCGGTTCAATGACTGTCCGGATGATATGTTCCGGTTGGTGGAAGAAGCTTCAAGATTTGAAAACGCAGTTGCATTGGAAGCTATAAAATAA
- a CDS encoding FkbM family methyltransferase, whose translation MTSVKKIIATLASKVAPQIRYLAPAYSSEGEDLILKRIFDNKTNGVYVDVGAHHPFRVSNTYLFYKMNWTGINIDPMPGSKALFDKYRPRDVNLEMGVSATRQHLTYHIFNEPALNTFSQDKIDEYTQDPKYQVIREKKIETWPLADILDHYLPANKPIDFLTIDAEGLDMDVLRSNNWEKYRPTYILVESNPFLLSDMQNCELGQFMEQAGYAIFAKTYYTYFFKNMSHE comes from the coding sequence ATGACGAGCGTAAAAAAAATAATAGCGACCCTGGCATCAAAAGTTGCCCCGCAGATCCGTTATCTGGCGCCGGCTTATAGTTCTGAAGGAGAAGATCTTATTCTGAAAAGGATTTTCGATAACAAGACCAATGGCGTATACGTGGATGTGGGCGCACATCACCCGTTCCGTGTGTCCAACACTTACCTGTTCTATAAAATGAACTGGACAGGTATCAATATCGATCCCATGCCTGGTTCAAAGGCACTGTTCGATAAATACCGTCCACGGGATGTGAATCTGGAAATGGGTGTTTCGGCTACCAGGCAACACCTCACGTATCACATTTTCAATGAACCTGCACTGAATACCTTCTCTCAGGATAAGATCGATGAATATACACAGGACCCCAAATATCAGGTAATACGGGAAAAGAAAATAGAAACATGGCCACTGGCAGATATACTCGATCATTATCTGCCGGCAAACAAGCCGATAGACTTTCTCACCATCGATGCAGAAGGACTGGACATGGACGTATTACGCTCTAACAACTGGGAGAAATACAGACCAACCTATATCCTGGTAGAATCCAACCCTTTCCTGTTGTCAGATATGCAGAACTGTGAGCTGGGTCAATTTATGGAGCAGGCAGGGTACGCCATTTTTGCAAAAACCTATTATACCTACTTCTTTAAAAATATGAGTCATGAGTAA
- a CDS encoding flippase — translation MHKIFTNSGWLLADKLARLFIGLITTAMIARQVGPEAFGIWNYALALTTIVGSLAVFGLDKVVVKEIVSSPERENNIVASTLAIRLAGAMVCYLICAAIVYATKSYSPVYIYCTLITGLIVILQSFDVFDYYYQARNEVQQVIIPKMVLFVVFCFIKIAFVYLNGTLIQFLWLTVIELLLTYSIILINYLRKGGKQLLTAINVAEIKYLLLHSWPLTFTGLLILLYLKADQLLLDTFGTSAQLGEYAAAARISELWYALPTVLATALLPGLISKKQTDMDAYVQAIERWLRLSFWTSTLIALMMAFIATPVTQLLYGVQYPKSGVILAIHIWANIPVFLCTALMQYQLIEGAYKINLYASFAGLIVNIVINILLIPSMGGVGAAIATVASYMAVCSTLVALDKTGRLFSIIQKMLYPAEAIADARYMFDAFKIFADNFLTVIREKYLTK, via the coding sequence TTGCATAAGATATTCACAAATAGCGGCTGGTTGCTGGCGGACAAACTGGCCAGGCTATTCATTGGCCTGATCACAACAGCGATGATAGCACGCCAGGTCGGTCCTGAAGCATTTGGTATATGGAACTATGCCCTTGCATTGACGACTATTGTGGGAAGCCTGGCCGTATTCGGGCTGGACAAGGTCGTTGTCAAGGAAATAGTGTCGTCTCCTGAGAGAGAAAACAATATCGTGGCCTCCACCCTGGCGATACGTCTGGCCGGAGCAATGGTATGCTACCTGATCTGTGCAGCGATCGTATATGCAACAAAAAGCTATTCTCCGGTATACATCTATTGTACACTGATCACGGGACTGATTGTGATACTGCAGAGCTTCGACGTATTCGACTATTACTATCAGGCAAGAAATGAAGTACAACAGGTGATCATTCCCAAAATGGTCCTGTTTGTTGTCTTCTGTTTCATAAAAATTGCTTTCGTATACCTGAATGGCACACTCATACAGTTTCTCTGGCTAACGGTCATTGAGCTGCTGCTGACCTATTCTATTATACTGATCAACTATCTGCGTAAGGGCGGCAAACAGCTGCTGACGGCTATTAATGTTGCAGAAATCAAATACCTGCTGTTGCATAGCTGGCCTCTGACGTTTACCGGCTTGCTGATACTACTTTATCTCAAAGCAGATCAGCTGTTACTGGATACATTCGGCACATCTGCACAATTGGGAGAATACGCCGCTGCCGCAAGGATATCCGAGTTATGGTACGCATTACCTACGGTGCTGGCAACGGCACTATTACCTGGTCTGATCAGCAAAAAACAGACTGACATGGATGCATATGTCCAGGCCATAGAAAGATGGTTACGGCTGTCCTTCTGGACCAGTACCCTGATCGCCCTGATGATGGCATTCATTGCCACACCAGTGACGCAGTTGCTGTATGGTGTACAATACCCGAAGTCAGGTGTGATACTGGCTATTCACATCTGGGCGAATATACCCGTGTTCCTCTGTACAGCCCTGATGCAGTACCAATTGATCGAAGGGGCTTACAAGATCAATCTATACGCCAGCTTTGCAGGACTGATCGTCAACATTGTGATCAACATACTGCTGATCCCATCCATGGGAGGCGTAGGGGCCGCCATTGCCACAGTAGCGTCCTATATGGCCGTTTGCTCAACACTGGTAGCACTGGACAAAACAGGCAGGCTCTTCTCTATCATACAAAAGATGCTATACCCGGCGGAAGCCATTGCAGATGCCAGATATATGTTCGACGCCTTTAAAATCTTTGCTGACAATTTTCTAACAGTAATCCGTGAAAAGTATCTGACGAAATGA
- a CDS encoding GumC family protein — MNRNKENNNKSALIDLGDLFKKLLFHWPLYLIVILIATAGALSYLKYAKPRYMSSAKLYLKDEKKNGEEGDLLKSLSLFNNGKNIENEMEVLKSPILIEKVIRENRFNVRYFTKATLRKEEIYDRNPLRLNFLGDSGRVGNYKFDVTSEKGLLTVKWVDNPNDEDIAFVVHPGDPFQVSKDRFSISYDPGIPGAENETYRIQVDSVEQLAYKKIEDIGTALVNRDATVVMVSYEDRIAARTANFLNALLDAYNEYTLDDKNRVALKTIRFLTVRIDSLKDELGFLEKQEERFKVQRGITDIEGSSKLALEQVKDADLKLNDANMQLSVFDQVESYINDPGTDYPFAPVLGNVDQALTGMINRYEELLREKKRLSLSLQPGSMILQNTDAQIADARNTIKNYISGYKRNAGVAQNQMQAKVNQIQAKIANIPAYEREYINLKRQQSVKENLYLHLLKKKEEAAVSYASNVTDNKVLAPAFIPGKPESPKKTLVFVSFLAAALVLCTVYIYIKYFLNNKVLDKAEIEQAFGRPVMAEIYQDEEGQKNLSLHNRSVLLEQIFNLRTNLRFLLNEHHSTATIMITSSISGEGKTFMTAHLGNALTVNGKKAILLELDLRKPKLSRSLGLDNQVGITSYLVESKTLEEVIKKVPGTDHLDMISSGPIPPNPVELIESNRMRQLLEILKQRYDYILIDTAPIGIVSDAKSLAPYVDCTLFMVRYNFTLKSKMTAVAETIRESFFRKSGVIFNGIEQDSFYPYYYYDHYSYSENADKTKVWSSLAKKMRQRIA, encoded by the coding sequence ATGAATCGCAATAAAGAGAATAATAATAAAAGCGCATTGATCGATCTGGGCGACCTGTTCAAGAAACTGCTGTTCCACTGGCCGTTGTACCTCATTGTAATACTGATCGCCACCGCCGGTGCACTCAGCTATCTGAAATATGCCAAGCCCAGATATATGTCTTCCGCCAAATTATATCTGAAAGATGAAAAGAAGAATGGCGAAGAAGGTGATCTCCTTAAATCTCTTTCTCTTTTCAACAATGGCAAGAACATCGAAAATGAAATGGAAGTACTGAAGTCACCTATTCTTATTGAAAAAGTGATCCGGGAAAACCGGTTTAACGTACGCTATTTCACCAAAGCGACACTACGTAAGGAAGAGATCTATGACCGGAACCCGCTGAGACTGAATTTCCTGGGTGACAGCGGACGAGTGGGTAACTATAAGTTTGATGTTACGTCTGAAAAGGGTTTGCTAACTGTCAAATGGGTGGACAATCCAAATGATGAGGACATTGCGTTCGTTGTACATCCCGGCGATCCGTTCCAGGTAAGTAAAGACCGTTTCAGCATCTCCTACGATCCTGGTATACCTGGTGCGGAGAATGAGACCTACCGCATACAGGTAGATTCTGTAGAACAACTCGCTTACAAAAAAATAGAAGATATCGGCACGGCGCTGGTTAACCGGGATGCAACAGTTGTCATGGTGAGTTATGAAGACCGCATTGCTGCCCGCACAGCCAACTTCCTGAATGCATTATTAGATGCCTACAACGAATATACACTAGACGATAAAAACAGGGTGGCACTCAAGACTATCCGCTTTCTGACGGTACGTATCGACTCGTTAAAAGATGAACTGGGTTTCCTGGAAAAACAGGAAGAACGGTTCAAAGTACAACGGGGCATCACTGACATAGAAGGCAGCTCCAAACTGGCCCTGGAACAGGTGAAAGACGCAGACCTCAAACTGAACGATGCCAATATGCAGTTATCAGTATTCGATCAGGTAGAGTCCTATATCAATGATCCGGGTACTGACTATCCGTTTGCACCTGTTCTTGGTAATGTCGATCAGGCACTGACGGGTATGATCAACCGGTATGAAGAGCTGCTAAGAGAAAAGAAAAGGCTTTCCCTCTCCCTGCAACCCGGCAGTATGATCTTACAGAACACAGATGCACAGATCGCTGATGCACGTAACACGATCAAAAACTACATTTCTGGTTATAAACGGAATGCCGGCGTAGCGCAAAATCAGATGCAGGCGAAGGTCAATCAGATTCAGGCAAAGATTGCAAATATCCCTGCATATGAGCGGGAATACATTAACCTGAAAAGACAGCAGAGCGTGAAAGAAAACCTTTATCTGCACCTGTTAAAAAAGAAAGAGGAAGCTGCGGTGTCTTATGCCAGTAACGTAACAGATAATAAGGTACTGGCGCCGGCATTTATTCCTGGCAAACCGGAATCACCTAAAAAGACGCTGGTGTTTGTCAGCTTCCTGGCTGCTGCACTGGTGCTATGTACCGTGTACATCTATATCAAATATTTCCTGAACAATAAGGTACTGGATAAAGCAGAAATAGAACAGGCATTCGGCAGACCGGTCATGGCTGAGATCTACCAGGATGAGGAAGGACAGAAAAACCTTTCCCTACATAACCGGTCGGTATTACTGGAACAGATATTCAATCTGCGTACGAATCTGCGCTTTCTGCTGAATGAACACCATAGTACAGCCACCATTATGATCACTTCCAGCATTTCCGGTGAAGGGAAGACATTCATGACAGCACATCTCGGAAATGCCCTCACCGTGAACGGCAAGAAGGCCATCCTGCTGGAGCTGGACCTGCGTAAACCAAAGCTATCCAGGTCTCTGGGACTAGACAACCAGGTAGGGATCACAAGCTATCTCGTGGAAAGTAAAACACTGGAAGAAGTGATCAAAAAAGTACCTGGTACTGATCATCTGGATATGATCTCTTCCGGCCCTATCCCTCCGAATCCGGTGGAGCTGATTGAGAGTAACCGCATGCGACAGTTACTGGAAATACTGAAGCAGCGTTACGATTATATCCTGATTGACACAGCGCCGATCGGTATTGTGTCGGATGCGAAGAGTCTTGCACCTTATGTAGACTGTACGCTCTTTATGGTACGCTACAATTTCACTTTAAAATCAAAGATGACAGCAGTGGCTGAGACGATCAGGGAGAGCTTTTTCCGTAAATCGGGTGTCATCTTCAATGGTATCGAACAGGACTCCTTCTATCCATATTATTACTACGATCATTATTCTTATTCAGAGAATGCGGATAAAACGAAGGTATGGTCATCTCTTGCTAAAAAAATGAGACAACGCATTGCATAA
- a CDS encoding polysaccharide biosynthesis/export family protein, whose amino-acid sequence MIARIHLLLVIASVLLAGCVNTKKITYFNDLEKINGTEAANRLQSLKVQPGDILQITITTIDKDISLILNPTAVSSSPLTSNGMDPGYIVDSAGFINLPLIGKVYVREKTTSEINDIVTQELNKTIRNPYVSTRITNFRVSVLGDVARPGSYRVPGERASILDALSMAGDMNTTAIRNDIMVIREINGEKQYVSLNLNDGKTLASPYYYLNNNDVIYVKPGSNKLFGTSKLVQLLPAAIGILSLITTIVIVSVK is encoded by the coding sequence ATGATAGCTAGAATCCATTTACTGTTAGTTATTGCCTCGGTCTTACTTGCTGGCTGTGTCAACACCAAAAAAATCACCTATTTCAATGACCTTGAAAAAATCAACGGAACAGAAGCGGCCAACAGATTACAATCTCTCAAAGTACAACCAGGAGACATCTTACAAATCACCATTACCACGATCGACAAAGACATTTCACTTATCCTGAATCCGACAGCTGTCAGTTCTTCTCCATTAACAAGTAATGGTATGGACCCGGGATATATCGTAGACAGCGCCGGATTTATCAATCTGCCGCTGATAGGAAAAGTCTACGTGCGGGAAAAAACCACATCAGAGATCAATGACATCGTCACACAGGAACTGAACAAAACGATCAGGAACCCATATGTATCTACACGTATCACCAATTTCAGGGTCTCGGTATTGGGCGATGTCGCCCGTCCGGGTTCATACAGGGTACCGGGAGAAAGAGCGTCCATCCTGGATGCGCTGAGTATGGCCGGCGATATGAATACGACCGCCATCCGCAACGACATTATGGTCATACGTGAGATCAACGGAGAAAAACAATATGTTTCTCTTAACCTGAATGATGGTAAAACACTGGCTTCGCCCTACTACTATCTCAACAACAACGACGTCATCTACGTAAAGCCCGGCTCTAACAAACTTTTCGGCACATCGAAACTGGTACAGCTTTTACCGGCAGCCATAGGCATTCTTTCGCTTATTACCACCATCGTCATCGTTTCCGTTAAATGA
- a CDS encoding acyltransferase family protein has translation MIPNNTSSPRYFFSLDAIRGFAALIVVLCHWQFYFYKDQTLQTKPLEELGLPLFPYLSIFYHHAFFAVDLFFLLSGFIFFWFYSDKIADRKTPFNNFICYRLTRLYPVHVVTLISLVLIQYVMFSMNGHTFIIQNNDTYHFVLNLLVIHSWGFEKTPALNGFNGPSWSVSVELLLYLLFFLIAWKKLHRNKALLIGIVVAGAIIQYFYSMIGQGIYSFFLGGLTYYLYAWMTTRKNVRQVTTIVTITAVLLWVVVISEYAFSYIREFSMLVMKKLLAGKDETFHTALFNLSRNTFFRTIISPVTILTLALTETTRGSLKIKWALVLGNASYALYLLHFPLMVTFFIMADILGLSREVFHSTLTLLTFYAVLIPLSILTHYYFELPVQELFRKRLLKKPAPVPITTINNQITT, from the coding sequence ATGATTCCTAACAATACCTCGTCTCCCAGATACTTTTTCAGCCTGGATGCCATTAGAGGCTTTGCTGCGCTCATTGTCGTCCTGTGTCACTGGCAGTTCTATTTCTACAAGGACCAGACACTGCAAACCAAACCTCTCGAGGAACTGGGCCTTCCATTATTTCCATACCTATCAATTTTTTATCACCACGCATTCTTTGCCGTGGACCTCTTCTTTCTATTATCCGGATTTATTTTTTTCTGGTTTTATTCCGATAAGATCGCAGACAGGAAAACACCTTTTAATAACTTCATCTGTTACAGACTAACGAGATTATATCCTGTTCATGTTGTGACTCTGATCTCTCTGGTATTGATACAGTACGTCATGTTCAGTATGAACGGACATACTTTTATCATCCAGAACAATGACACCTACCACTTCGTACTTAATCTGCTGGTCATTCATAGCTGGGGATTTGAAAAGACACCTGCACTAAACGGCTTTAATGGTCCTTCCTGGTCAGTGTCCGTGGAGCTGTTATTGTACCTGCTGTTCTTCCTGATAGCATGGAAGAAACTGCATCGCAATAAGGCACTACTCATAGGTATTGTGGTAGCAGGGGCTATTATACAATATTTCTATTCTATGATCGGACAGGGTATCTATTCCTTTTTCCTCGGCGGACTTACTTATTACCTGTACGCCTGGATGACAACCAGGAAGAACGTTCGCCAGGTTACAACGATCGTTACGATCACAGCTGTACTGTTGTGGGTGGTGGTGATTTCAGAATATGCGTTCTCCTACATCAGGGAGTTCTCCATGCTGGTTATGAAAAAGCTGCTGGCCGGTAAGGATGAAACCTTTCACACAGCATTGTTCAACCTGTCACGCAATACATTCTTCCGTACCATCATCTCTCCTGTTACCATACTAACACTGGCACTGACAGAAACTACCAGAGGCAGCCTGAAGATCAAATGGGCCCTTGTACTGGGAAATGCCAGTTACGCATTATACCTGCTTCATTTCCCGCTGATGGTGACCTTCTTTATCATGGCAGATATACTCGGACTGAGCCGGGAGGTATTTCATTCCACGCTGACATTACTTACGTTCTATGCTGTATTGATTCCACTAAGTATACTTACTCATTATTACTTCGAGCTCCCCGTCCAGGAACTGTTCAGAAAGCGGCTCCTTAAAAAGCCGGCGCCAGTTCCCATTACCACGATCAACAATCAGATTACCACGTAA
- a CDS encoding FkbM family methyltransferase produces the protein MNLFTDTLRKVYVFVFARKALYSFNLLLYKLSMRGLGIMNHENDDISGENAFVKFMLNTGRFNSGVILDVGANIGGYSVMLRNKKVSLPIYAFEPHPVAYNKLEEAAGMHHFIPVQKGAGETALTTYIYDYVENKGSEHASMYKEVIADFRKSEVEEIPIDLTTIDEFIEDNRLARIALLKVDTEGNELNVLKGARKAIADGIINVVQIEFNEMNVISRTFFKDIIDILPGYDFYRLLPDGLKALGEYNVAAFEIFAFQNIVAIRR, from the coding sequence ATGAATTTGTTCACAGACACCCTAAGGAAAGTCTATGTCTTCGTCTTTGCACGTAAAGCATTGTATTCTTTTAACTTGCTGCTATATAAATTAAGTATGCGCGGGCTTGGTATTATGAATCATGAAAATGATGATATCAGTGGTGAAAATGCTTTTGTAAAATTTATGCTGAATACCGGCAGATTTAACTCAGGCGTCATCCTTGACGTCGGGGCTAACATAGGTGGCTACTCCGTGATGCTGCGCAATAAAAAAGTATCCTTGCCTATTTATGCATTTGAACCTCATCCGGTAGCTTACAATAAACTGGAGGAAGCAGCGGGTATGCATCACTTCATTCCTGTGCAGAAAGGAGCAGGGGAAACGGCGCTGACCACCTACATCTACGACTATGTGGAGAACAAAGGGTCTGAACATGCGAGCATGTATAAAGAAGTGATTGCTGATTTCCGTAAGAGTGAAGTAGAGGAGATTCCTATTGACCTTACGACTATAGATGAGTTTATAGAAGATAACAGGCTCGCCAGGATAGCGCTCCTGAAAGTAGATACAGAGGGGAATGAGCTGAATGTGCTTAAAGGGGCGAGAAAGGCGATAGCGGATGGAATTATTAATGTGGTGCAGATAGAGTTTAATGAGATGAATGTGATATCGAGGACGTTCTTCAAGGATATTATTGATATACTGCCAGGGTATGATTTTTATAGGTTGTTACCTGACGGGCTGAAGGCGTTGGGCGAGTATAATGTGGCGGCGTTTGAGATTTTTGCGTTTCAGAATATAGTAGCTATAAGACGTTAG
- a CDS encoding RtcB family protein produces MNRINGNDLLTIGFNQGKILGLALEVLEKNYQDTDRETVLTIMKNVAEKPELYLDHEILEDLATKIIEDANAPKDDTISLNETAMPFNIYGQEHIDEGAVRQMDTAMRLPVTVAGALMPDAHQGYGLPIGGVLAAKNAVIPYGVGVDIGCRMALSVFDIPESHFVNNADIYKRELIDHTRFGAGHGFVRHQRAEHAVLERNEFNMTQFIKTLQDKAWSQLGTSGGGNHFVEWGIIEFAERDEVLNIPAGRYVALLSHSGSRGLGATIAGHYTRLAKDICKLPKEASNLAYLDMNSSEGQEYWLAMNLAGDYASACHEIIHNKLTKAIGGQLLARVENHHNFAWKETWNGEDVIVHRKGATPAGKGVMGIIPGSMTAPGFLVRGKGLEDAINSASHGAGRQMSRTQAIKSISHQEMDAILKANGVTLIGAGRDEAPMAYKDINMVMDAQKKLVDVVAKFSPKMVRMADDGSKED; encoded by the coding sequence ATGAACAGGATTAACGGTAACGACCTTTTAACGATCGGTTTTAATCAGGGTAAAATACTGGGCCTTGCATTAGAAGTACTTGAAAAAAACTACCAGGATACGGACCGTGAGACAGTCTTAACCATAATGAAAAATGTAGCGGAGAAACCAGAACTTTATCTCGACCATGAAATATTAGAAGATCTCGCTACTAAGATCATCGAAGACGCCAATGCGCCGAAAGATGATACTATCTCTCTGAATGAGACCGCCATGCCATTCAACATCTACGGACAGGAACATATAGACGAAGGCGCAGTACGCCAGATGGATACCGCCATGCGCTTACCTGTGACTGTCGCCGGTGCTTTAATGCCTGATGCCCACCAGGGTTATGGCCTGCCTATCGGGGGCGTGCTTGCAGCAAAGAATGCGGTGATCCCCTACGGTGTGGGTGTGGATATCGGATGTCGTATGGCGCTTTCTGTCTTCGATATTCCGGAGAGCCATTTTGTGAACAATGCTGATATCTATAAAAGAGAGCTGATCGATCATACACGTTTTGGTGCAGGACATGGCTTCGTGAGACACCAACGTGCCGAACACGCAGTATTGGAACGCAATGAATTTAACATGACCCAGTTCATTAAAACGCTGCAGGATAAAGCCTGGTCACAGCTCGGTACTTCCGGTGGAGGTAACCACTTCGTGGAATGGGGGATCATTGAGTTTGCGGAACGCGACGAGGTGCTGAATATTCCGGCGGGAAGATATGTAGCGTTGTTGTCTCATTCCGGTTCCCGCGGACTGGGCGCCACAATTGCAGGACATTATACCCGGCTGGCAAAAGACATCTGTAAACTGCCGAAAGAGGCCTCTAATCTTGCCTACCTGGATATGAACAGCAGCGAAGGACAGGAATACTGGCTGGCCATGAACCTGGCAGGCGACTACGCTTCTGCCTGTCATGAGATCATACATAACAAACTGACAAAAGCGATCGGCGGTCAGCTGCTGGCCAGAGTGGAAAACCACCACAACTTTGCCTGGAAGGAAACCTGGAATGGGGAAGACGTGATCGTACACCGTAAAGGTGCAACACCTGCTGGTAAAGGCGTAATGGGCATCATCCCAGGTTCTATGACGGCTCCGGGTTTCCTGGTGCGCGGTAAAGGACTGGAAGATGCTATTAACTCTGCCTCTCATGGCGCTGGCCGTCAGATGAGCCGTACACAGGCCATTAAAAGCATTTCTCACCAGGAGATGGACGCCATCCTGAAAGCAAATGGGGTGACACTGATCGGCGCCGGTCGTGATGAAGCACCGATGGCTTACAAGGACATTAATATGGTAATGGACGCCCAGAAAAAGCTGGTAGATGTGGTAGCGAAGTTCTCTCCGAAGATGGTGAGAATGGCAGATGATGGAAGTAAAGAAGACTAA